Below is a genomic region from Halorubrum depositum.
AGCAGAGTGGGGCCGTCGTACCACGGCGTGTTGTCGGACGCCTCGGCGACGTTGTCGCCCTCGAACGCGGAGATCGGCACGAAGGTCGTGTCGTCGGTCGCGAAGCGGACCTGGTTGAGCAGGTTCTTGACCTCCTCGATGACCTCGTTGTAGGTGGACTCCTGGTAGTCGACCAGGTCCATCTTGTTGACGCCGATGATGAGCTCGTTGATGCCCAGCGTGCGGGCCAGGAACACGTGCTCTCGGGTCTGAGGCGCGACGCCGTCGTCGGCCGCGACGACGAGCACCGCGTTGTCGGCCTGCGAGGCGCCCGTGATCATGTTCTTCACGAAGTCACGGTGGCCCGGGCAGTCGACGATGGTGAAGTAGTAGTTGTCCGTGTCGAACTCCTGGTGGGCGATGTCGATCGTGACGCCGCGCTCGCGCTCCTCGGCGAGGTTGTCCATCACGTAGGCGAACTCGAAGCCGCCCTTGCCCTTCTCTTCGGCTTCCTCGCGGTGCTGCTCGATTACGTGCTCGGGGACGCTCCCCGTCTCGAAGAGGAGGCGACCCACGAGCGTGCTCTTGCCGTGGTCGACGTGGCCGATGATGGCCAGGTTCTGGTGCGGTTTGTCACTCATGGGGTAATCACGCGCTAAGGCGCTCTGTGAGTAAGTTTCGGTTGATTCCACTAAAACGGTTTCGATACGGACCACAGAGTATCGCGCCGCCGTCGGGCGATTCTCGACAACGCGGGGCACGGCAGCGCGACACACAGACCCCCGCGGCGACCCGAGAGATCCGCCGCACCGAGAGCGTTCGCCCTGCCGGCTACTCCAGCCGCCCGACGTCGCCGAGCACCGCGCTCGCGGTCTCCGGGCCGCCGGCGCCGCGTCCCGAGATGTTGAGCCGGCCGGCGTGCGAGGTCTCGATCTGGACGATGTTCTGCGTCCCGGAGACCGCGAGCGTCCCGTTCTCGGGGACGAGCCGCGGGGCGACCCGGACCGTCTCACCGGTCGCCTCGCCGATGAGCCGGACCGTCCGGCCGTCCTCGGCGGCGAGCCGGAGCGCCGAGCCGGGCACGTCGCGGATCCCCGCCACGTCGGCGTCGTCGAGCGTGAACTCGCGGGCGTCGGCCGGGTCGTCGGCCGCGCCGAACGAGAGCACGTTCGCGAGGATGACGCACTTCAGCGCCGCGTCGGTCCCCTCGACGTCGAAGGAGGGGTCGGCCTCGGCGACGCCGAGGTCCTGCGCCTCCGCGAGCACGTGCTCGTAGTCGAGCCCCTCGGCGGCCATCCGCGTGAGGATGAAGTTCGCCGTGCCGTTGAGCACGCCGCGCACCGCCGTGACGTGCCCCGGTTCGATGTCCTCGACGGTCGAGACCGCGGGGATGGCGCCGCCGACGGTGGCCTCGAACCGGATCTCCCCCGCGCTGTCGGCGACGGCCCGCCGGAGGTCGCCGAACCGCTCCGCGACCGGGCCC
It encodes:
- a CDS encoding homoserine dehydrogenase produces the protein MRLAVIGAGAVGRSVVELAGEYGHEVVAVADSSTAAVADGTGGRNAGVDPDAVVARKAERGIVGDDDPEDALAADYDVLVEATPTTLDDADPGFSHVTRALERDRHAVLANKGPVAERFGDLRRAVADSAGEIRFEATVGGAIPAVSTVEDIEPGHVTAVRGVLNGTANFILTRMAAEGLDYEHVLAEAQDLGVAEADPSFDVEGTDAALKCVILANVLSFGAADDPADAREFTLDDADVAGIRDVPGSALRLAAEDGRTVRLIGEATGETVRVAPRLVPENGTLAVSGTQNIVQIETSHAGRLNISGRGAGGPETASAVLGDVGRLE